In Fusarium oxysporum Fo47 chromosome XI, complete sequence, the following are encoded in one genomic region:
- a CDS encoding glycoside hydrolase superfamily, with protein sequence MGPFACGLTALNLLGCISPAFVAAVPMDLYSGSEVLISVNGLVKHQELDGFGASQAFQRAEDILGKDGLSKEGTQRVLDLLFSKDIGAGFSILRNGIGSSNSSEKNFMNSIEPFSPGTPGAKPHYVWDGYDSGQLTVAREAFKRGLKFLYGNAWSAPGYMKTNQDENDGGYLCGVTGATCASGDWKQAYADYLLQWVDFYRKSGVKVTNLGFLNEPQFAAPYAGMLSNGTQAADFIRVLGKTIQKRGIHDLTITCCDGEGWDLQEDMMAGLTAGPDPAINYLGVVSGHGYVSPPNHSLSTTKKTWLTEWADLTGQFTPYTFYNNSSQGEGMTWAGRIQTALVDANVSGFLYWIGAENSTTNSALINMIGDKVIPSKRFWAFASFSRFARPGARRIEATSSVPLITVSAFLNTDGTVATQVLNNDTVAHHVRLVVSGTGRSPHSLKPFLTDNSNDLTALEHLKAAGKGSFQTTIPPRSLVSFITDS encoded by the coding sequence ATGGGTCCTTTCGCCTGCGGCCTTACCGCCTTGAACCTCCTGGGTTGCATAAGTCCAGCGTTCGTAGCGGCCGTTCCCATGGATTTATATTCAGGCTCTGAAGTATTGATTTCGGTGAATGGTCTCGTCAAACACCAAGAGCTTGACGGCTTCGGCGCTTCACAAGCATTCCAACGGGCCGAAGACATTCTTGGAAAAGACGGTCTGTCCAAAGAAGGCACTCAGCGTGTACTAGACTTGCTGTTCAGCAAGGATATCGGTGCAGGCTTCTCCATCCTGCGTAATGGCATTGGCTCAAGCAACAGCTCCGAGAAGAACTTTATGAACTCAATCGAGCCCTTCTCACCAGGCACACCCGGAGCGAAACCACACTACGTCTGGGACGGTTACGACAGCGGTCAACTAACAGTCGCTCGAGAAGCATTCAAGAGAGGATTGAAGTTCCTATACGGCAATGCTTGGTCCGCACCTGGCTACATGAAGACGAACCAAGATGAAAATGATGGAGGCTACTTGTGCGGTGTCACAGGTGCTACTTGTGCTTCTGGCGACTGGAAACAGGCCTACGCAGACTACCTGTTGCAGTGGGTTGACTTCTACCGCAAGTCAGGTGTCAAAGTCACCAACCTGGGGTTCCTTAACGAACCTCAGTTCGCCGCTCCCTACGCTGGCATGCTTTCCAACGGCACACAGGCCGCTGACTTTATACGCGTGCTGGGCAAGACGATTCAAAAGCGAGGTATTCACGATCTCACAATCACCTGTTGTGATGGTGAGGGCTGGGATCTGCAGGAGGACATGATGGCTGGTCTGACTGCTGGACCTGATCCCGCGATCAACTACCTTGGTGTCGTCAGCGGTCACGGATACGTTTCGCCGCCAAACCATTCACTTTCAACAACAAAGAAGACATGGCTCACCGAGTGGGCTGACCTCACGGGTCAGTTCACTCCTTACACATTCTATAACAACAGCAGCCAGGGCGAAGGTATGACATGGGCTGGCCGTATCCAGACAGCCCTTGTAGATGCTAACGTCAGCGGATTTCTTTACTGGATCGGTGCTGAGAACTCGACCACCAACAGCGCTCTTATCAACATGATCGGCGATAAAGTCATTCCGTCCAAGAGGTTCTGGGCTTTTGCGTCCTTTAGTCGGTTTGCTCGCCCTGGTGCTCGTCGCATCGAAGCTACCAGCTCCGTTCCTCTGATCACTGTTAGTGCCTTTCTCAACACCGACGGTACTGTCGCGACGCAGGTGCTTAACAATGACACGGTTGCTCACCATGTCCGACTCGTCGTCTCGGGCACAGGCCGAAGTCCTCACAGCTTGAAGCCATTTCTGACGGATAATTCCAATGATTTGACTGCTTTGGAGCACTTGAAGGCTGCTGGAAAGGGTTCCTTTCAGACCACAATTCCTCCTCGATCTCTTGTGAGCTTCATCACGGATTCCTAA
- a CDS encoding frequency clock protein-domain-containing protein gives MLHKDKLFEIKVHGLPQKKQRELEATLRDFITDLDSHAEVSSPRKCRKTSSLNRDHAYSKSGIQCNYAPSSLGSNLQPADSTYASMSAGAESSSMPSNISILTSSKTSKDTVEGYLRDVPDGLLAIRRLEQLVTGRSEGADISETPPMRPGGSFILARAVLDAQPIREARILRLDQQSRPWGNQCHSSDPGAAADCNKDNMGTECDDSGLASDSKPSSPALSLPKQRPTRAYDVVGGEEVVTGFGVTNVTTRRF, from the exons ATGCTCCATAAAGACAAGCTATTTGAGATCAAGGTTCATGGGCTGCCCCAGAAGAAACAGAGAGAACTCGAGGCCACACTGAGAGACTTTATCACTGATCTTGATAGCCACGCCGAGGTGTCATCACCGCGGAAATGTAGAAAGACATCCTCCCTCAATCGCGATCACGCATACTCCAAATCTGGTATTCAGTGCAATTatgctccttcttctctagGTTCCAACCTCCAGCCAGCTGACTCTACTTACGCCTCCATGTCGGCCGGTGCCGAGTCTTCAAGCATGCCTTCTAATATCTCCATCTTGACTTCAAGCAAAACTTCAAAGGATACGGTTGAGGGTTACCTCAGAGATGTTCCTGATGGCCT TCTCGCTATTCGTCGCCTCGAGCAGCTCGTTACAGGCAGAAGTGAGGGTGCCGATATCTCGGAAACACCGCCTATGCGGCCGGGTGGtagcttcatcttggcgCGGGCCGTATTGGATGCACAG CCTATCCGGGAAGCAAGAATCCTCCGTCTAGACCAGCAATCTCGCCCGTGGGGAAATCAGTGTCATTCAAGTGACCCTGGGGCGGCTGCTGATTGTAATAAGGACAACATGGGGACTGAGTGCGATGATAGTGGCTTGGCCTCTGATAGCAAGCCGTCCTCCCCAGCCCTTTCTCTGCCAAAACAGCGACCCACACGGGCATATGAT GTGGTTGGgggtgaagaagttgtgACCGGTTTTGGGGTGACCAACGTTACAACACGAAGATTCTGA
- a CDS encoding amino acid/polyamine transporter I, translating into MSNDDDKRSLDVHDAPIGINDNVDEKKATAADRADMYRMGKTQEITRNFRFLSIFGFSMILMASWEFSLSVSTIGLVNGGTAGTIWMFFVCWMGFLFVNTSMAEMASMAPTTGGQYHWVSEFAPSQYQKPISYLMGWMCVLGWQTSCASSAFITGTQIQGLIVLNNPNYVPKPWHGTLLTIAIAAFSVLFNIYLARKLPLIEAIVLVIHVFAFFGILVTLWVLSPRADAKAVFTQFSDGGGWNSIGGSTLVGILAGVLPLLGADAAVHMSEELHDASRTLPRSMIMTTLFNGGFGWIMVITYCFCIGNLEEVITSPTGQPFMQVFYNSTQSVSSATAMASVIVVMIAFSNLTMVSTSSRQLFAFARDQAIPFSAWFSDVPAGWDAPINAILVTFLISSLLSLINIGSAVALNSITSLATTGLLSSYMVSIGCMIWRRCTKSPLLPSKFSLGRWGLAINIISEAFLVLIFVLAFMPGNPNPTASQMNWSILIYGTVALSSLVYYVFRGTHRYEGPVAYVRMLVQ; encoded by the exons ATGTCAAACGACGATGACAAGAGATCCCTCGACGTTCACGATGCTCCCATCGGCATTAATGACAATGTCGACGAGAAAAAGGCAACTGCGGCCGATCGCGCCGATATGTATCGGATGGGAAAAACCCAAGAAATTACG AGGAACTTTCGCTTCTTGTCCATCTTCGGCTTCTCCATGATTCTAATGGCATCTTGGGAATTTTCTTTGAG CGTCTCGACTATCGGACTCGTCAACGGCGGCACTGCTGGTACGATCTGGATGTTCTTTGTGTGCTGGATGGGATTTCTATTCGTCAATACTTCCATGGCCGAGATGGCTTCAAT GGCACCCACGACGGGAGGACAATATCATTGGGTTTCTGAATTCGCGCCATCACAGTACCAGAAGCCCATCAGCTATCTCATGGGATGGATGTGCGTACTCGGCTGGCAAACATCATGTGCATCCTCCGCCTTTATTACTGGCACCCAGATTCAGGGACTCATCGTTCTGAATAACCCAAACTACGTCCCCAAGCCATGGCACGGCACGCTACTCACCATAGCTATAGCTGCGTTCTCGGTGCTCTTTAACATCTACCTAGCCAGGAAGTTGCCATTGATCGAAGCCATTGTCCTGGTCATTCACGTCTTCGCCTTTTTTGGCATCCTTGTCACTCTCTGGGTTCTTTCGCCAAGGGCTGATGCTAAAGCTGTCTTTACCCAGTTCAGCGATGGCGGAGGTTGGAATAGCATAGGAGGCTCGACGCTTGTAGGCATTCTTGCAGGCGTTTTACCACTGCTAGGTGCAGATGCTGCTGTTCATATGTCCGAGGAGCTGCACGATGCAAGTCGTACTTTGCCACGTTCGATGATTATGACGACTCTCTTCAATGGTGGTTTTGGATGGATCATGGTTATTACCTACTGCTTCTGCATAGGTAACCTTGAAGAGGTCATCACGTCTCCAACAGGCCAGCCGTTCATGCAGGTTTTCTACAACTCGACACAGTCAGTCAGCAGTGCTACTGCCATGGCATCCGTCATTGTTGTTATGATTGCCTTCTCCAATCTTACTATGGTATCTACATCGTCGCGTCAGCTCTTCGCATTTGCGCGAGACCAAGCTATTCCATTTAGTGCTTGGTTCTCCGATGTCCCAGCGGGATGGGATGCCCCCATCAATGCCATTCTGGTAACCTTCCTAATCTcaagtcttctttccctcatcaacatcgGCTCTGCTGTCGCATTGAACTCAATCACTTCTTTAGCAACAACAGGGCTTCTCTCTAGCTATATGGTCTCTATTGGCTGTATGATATGGCGGCGATGTACAAAGAGCCCGCTTCTGCCATCCAAGTTCAGTCTTGGTCGATGGGGTCTCGCGATAAACATCATCTCCGAGGCTTTCCTTGTCCTCATTTTTGTCCTGGCATTTATGCCTGGTAACCCCAACCCGACGGCATCACAGATGAATTGGAGTATTCTAATCTACGGTACCGTAGCGTTGTCCTCCTTGGTATACTATGTCTTCCGTGGTACTCACCGTTACGAAGGTCCAGTTGCCTACGTCCGAATGCTTGTGCAGTAA
- a CDS encoding general substrate transporter — MAEKRAESVEMAPPDDHHGWTGETSAEARAATAAEHSLSIRQAIQKYPKACFWSCVVSLVIIMDGYDTALLGSLFAFPNFQKRFGIPNPSKPGTYQLEPKWQTALGLASSLGGIVGIFFNTWMTERIGHKKTLLISLFWLTGTIFISFFAPSVEVLFVGQLLCGLGWGVFTTMGPAYASEVAPVVLRAYLETYVVLCWGIGQLLSYAVLDSLVGNKSIWAWRIPFAVQWVWPVIIAPLMFFCPESPWWLVRSGRLEEAKMSLKRLTSNMSDEELQNQLSLMVQTTELERSITEGASYLDCIRGSNLWRTEIACVAWASQVLVGFGVSSYATYFFEQAGMSTKNAYKLTVGQGGLHFVTVLLSVFIIARHGRRSIYIWGCLIMSAAMFVIGFVAIPRQSSATGGVSAAFYYVWYSTYEMTIGPIAYIIVAEVSSTRLRSKTIGLARNAYNVINIAATCVVPHILNPTAANWKGKSAFLAAGFCILCAVWAWFRLPELKGRTYEELDILFTKNLGARDFKGYEFENNIDIDEKLGVEYKE, encoded by the coding sequence ATGGCAGAAAAGCGCGCCGAATCCGTTGAGATGGCGCCACCAGACgaccatcatggctggaCAGGCGAGACCTCTGCTGAGGCTCGTGCTGCCACAGCCGCAGAACACTCCCTCAGCATCCGCCAGGCCATCCAGAAATACCCCAAGGCCTGCTTCTGGTCCTGTGTTGTGTCCCTTGTAATTATCATGGATGGTTACGACACAGCCCTACTTGGATCACTCTTTGCCTTCCCCAACTTCCAAAAGCGATTTGGTATCCCGAATCCTTCTAAGCCAGGAACCTACCAGCTTGAGCCCAAGTGGCAAACAGCTCTTGGCCTGGCAAGTTCCCTGGGAGGCATCGTTGGTATCTTTTTCAACACGTGGATGACAGAGAGGATTGGACACAAGAAGACTCTTTTGATATCTCTGTTCTGGTTGACTGGAActatcttcatctccttTTTTGCCCCTTCAGTTGAGGTTCTCTTCGTTGGTCAACTGCTTTGCGGCCTGGGATGGGGTGTCTTCACCACGATGGGACCTGCGTATGCCTCTGAGGTCGCTCCTGTGGTTCTTCGCGCATATCTTGAGACGTACGTTGTGCTGTGCTGGGGCATTGGTCAGCTCCTATCTTACGCTGTTCTGGACTCTCTTGTTGGCAACAAGAGTATCTGGGCCTGGAGGATTCCTTTTGCCGTGCAGTGGGTATGGCCTGTTATCATCGCACCTCTGATGTTCTTCTGCCCCGAGTCGCCCTGGTGGCTGGTCCGCAGTGGAAGGTTGGAAGAGGCCAAGATGTCCCTGAAGAGGCTTACGTCCAACATGTCGGACGAAGAGCTTCAGAACCAGCTATCTCTTATGGTGCAGACCACAGAGCTTGAGCGCAGCATCACAGAGGGAGCGTCGTATCTCGACTGCATCAGGGGATCCAACCTCTGGCGCACGGAGATCGCATGTGTTGCCTGGGCCAGTCAAGTCCTTGTTGGTTTCGGCGTTTCCTCTTATGCCACATACTTTTTCGAACAGGCCGGTATGTCGACCAAGAACGCTTACAAGTTGACTGTTGGCCAAGGTGGTCTTCACTTTGTCACCGTCCTCCTGTctgtcttcatcatcgcgaGGCATGGACGGCGATCGATTTACATTTGGGGCTGCCTCATAATGTCCGCTGCTATGTTTGTCATCGGCTTTGTGGCCATCCCAAGGCAAAGCAGTGCCACAGGAGGCGTCTCTGCAGCGTTCTATTACGTGTGGTATTCTACCTACGAGATGACGATCGGCCCAATTGCCTATATCATTGTCGCCGAGGTTTCGTCTACTCGCCTGCGCTCCAAGACAATTGGTCTGGCTCGGAATGCCTACAATGTCATCAATATTGCCGCCACATGCGTTGTTCCTCATATTCTTAATCCCACAGCTGCGAACTGGAAGGGAAAGTCTGCTTTCTTAGCTGCCGGCTTCTGTATCCTCTGCGCCGTTTGGGCTTGGTTCCGTCTTCCTGAACTGAAGGGTCGCACTTACGAGGAGCTCGACATTCTTTTCACGAAGAATCTGGGCGCTCGCGATTTCAAAGGCTATGAATTTGAGAATAATATTGATATTGATGAGAAGTTGGGCGTCGAGTACAAAGAATGA
- a CDS encoding acyl-CoA N-acyltransferase, with protein sequence MSEIALRDARYSELPEIAHIMSEAFWKDNIFGELIHPHRNEYPNDVHLYWLRRARVNFWDYRWRWLVAVAKDESGQEVIAGIAQWARLGDGGQELECWYLDPRTLLKPLSSIVMNIHAWAWPNRASDSKEEDIIERAYPYFEDIWSGKRAESWYLEGLAVRPDFQGKNVGRKLVQWGLEQAKADGICASVVSAFGTEEFYKKCGFDEQYGSARQGEGNPLADVEGANMFWKWPEA encoded by the exons ATGTCTGAGATTGCATTGCGCGATGCGCGCTACTCCGAACTCCCAGAGATTGCCCACATCATGTCAGAGGCATTTTGGAAGGATAATATATTTGGCGAGCTCATACACCCCCATCGCAACGAATATCCCAATGATGTACACCTGTACTGGCTGCGACGGGCACGAGTTAACTTTTGGGACTATCGCTGGCGATGGCTCGTTGCTGTGGCCAAAGACGAGAGTGGCCAGGAAGTTATTGCCGGCATTGCTCAGTGGGCACGACTGGGAGATGGGGGCCAAGAGCTTGAGTGCTGGTATTTGGATCCTC GAACCCTTCTCAAGCCTTTATCTTCTATTGTCATGAACATCCATGCTTGGGCCTGGCCTAATCGAGCAAGCGACTCCAAGGAGGAGGACATCATCGAGCGGGCATATCCTTATTTCGAAGACATATGGAGCGGAAAGCGCGCTGAGTCCTGGTATCTCGAAGGATTAGCAGTGCGTCCAGACTTTCAGGGCAAAAATGTGGGCCGGAAGCTTGTGCAATGGGGTCTGGAGCAGGCCAAGGCGGATGGCATTTGCGCTTCGGTTGTTAGTGCCTTTGGCACAGAGGAGTTCTATAAAAAATGCGGGTTTGACGAGCAGTACGGAAGCGCCAGGCAGGGTGAGGGTAACCCCTTGGCGGATGTTGAAGGTGCTAACATGTTTTGGAAATGGCCTGAGGCTTGA
- a CDS encoding RGS domain-containing protein yields MALLPETLSNLNSDPSRLNDFIAYLSRNHCLENLQFIQDASRYRACYAEIVEDKKVPWEYLRRHYDYLQEQWEDLLGTYVLPNGDREVNLPSEVRARLLGLRSSALPPHPSELDDVVQLVLELMEYSILPGFLKSYETLDQSRGGVVGGWRGLSTPTSEGDHEDSVPRDSGSKEESEATHCTRRRFLVDAIASPRSHLLRPLGGLLDDSVCGIRGMRWLKKSLGKYGTADTEIDTKDKEASAKLLE; encoded by the coding sequence ATGGCGTTATTACCTGAGACTTTGTCTAATTTAAATTCGGACCCTTCGAGATTGAATGATTTCATAGCCTACCTTTCAAGAAATCACTGCCTAGAAAACCTTCAATTCATCCAAGATGCATCGAGATACCGGGCTTGTTACGCAGAGATAGTCGAGGATAAAAAAGTCCCTTGGGAATATCTAAGACGTCATTACGATTATCTGCAGGAACAATGGGAAGACCTTCTGGGCACGTATGTCCTTCCTAACGGAGATCGTGAGGTCAACCTGCCCTCTGAAGTTAGGGCTCGACTTCTTGGGCTACGTTCTTCTGCATTGCCCCCACATCCATCGGAGTTGGATGATGTCGTCCAATTAGTCCTTGAGCTCATGGAGTACTCGATCCTACCTGGGTTCCTGAAGTCTTATGAGACGCTGGATCAATCGAGAGGTGGAGTGGTTGGTGGCTGGAGGGGACTTTCAACGCCCACATCAGAAGGGGACCACGAGGACTCTGTGCCGCGGGATTCCGGTTCAAAAGAGGAAAGTGAGGCCACTCATTGTACACGCCGCCGCTTCCTAGTAGACGCCATCGCATCACCTCGCAGCCATCTACTGCGGCCTCTAGGAGGGTTACTCGACGATTCTGTCTGCGGTATCAGGGGTATGAGatggttgaagaagtcgCTAGGGAAATATGGAACAGCAGACACTGAGATTGATACTAAAGATAAGGAGGCCAGCGCAAAGCTTCTGGAATAA